From the Candoia aspera isolate rCanAsp1 chromosome 3, rCanAsp1.hap2, whole genome shotgun sequence genome, the window CTGAAGATGGAATTAACCTTTCTTTAGAATATTTACAACCATACTGGGCAGAGCTTGAAAACTTAGTTCAGAACAAAAAGATTGTTGCTATAGGGACTTCTGACCTAGATAAAACATTGCTAGAACAGCTCTTCATGTGGGCACAGGTAAGAAAAAACCTGTTCATTATGAATTCATCTTTCATTAAAAACACACATTTTATTACATACCAAGGAATGAAAATATAGCATTACTAGGACtactgaatgcttttttttttttaggtgaaaCCAAGTAGTAACCAAGTGAATCTTGCTTCCTGTTGTGTAATGCCACCAGATCTGACTTTATTTGCAAAAGAATTTGATATTCAGCTGTTAACTCATAATGACCCAAAAGGTAAAGTCGCCTTAAGAATCCCAGGCCTACCTTGTTAGATTAAACAAGAATAATTCTGTTAATGGGCCTGAGGACTCCAACTTTTCTAAAACCTTCTGACTATGAGTTGGTTGGATGTAAATGAGGCCTGGACAACCTAATGGAAAACTCTTTTGTTCCCATTACattgggtgggaggatggggaaaTACTAGTCCATTAGGTGAAACATAATATATTACATGAGATGGTATCTATTATGCGCAGTGTAGAACTTGGAAAGCCCCAGCAATGCTCTTGTGATCTGATTATGTTCAGTTACAGGACTCCAACCTCAGAAATCTCAGATGAAGTTGTAACATCTTGAAAGTATCAGCTCTGTTACCAAGAATTCTGCcacaatttgggggtggggaaaatgATATTAATTTTAAACACTTAAAATAATAGGTAGCCCAGTGTTTTATGAAGAGTGTGTTTGGGGATATACTTCCCGTTTCATCAGGTAATACTGGTAGCACACATACTAAAATACTGTTCTTATGATCTGTTCAACTCTTAGAATTGCTTTGCGGAACAAGTTTCCAGGAAACTCTTCAGGAAAGTCTTCCAGATTGCCAGGGGCATGAATGGACTCCCCTCTGGCTTCTGCGATATTCAGTCATTGTTAAAAGCAGAGGAATTATCAAATCCAAAGGCTACATCTTGCAAGCTAAAAGGATCCCATCATCTTAAGACTGATCTTGACAACTGACAACTTCTGAGAGACCCTATCTCTACTAGAAATTAAACCTAGTAGTTTTTTTATTAACAAGTTATCAGTAAGACTCAGATTACATAGTGGAGTGGTACTCTGATTCCATTCTCTCCATTTCATTTACTTTCACATACTGTATGGTGATCTGTGTTGACATCCGATGGCTCACATactgtttttcattaaaatgcTTACTAATTTAGAGCTATTATATGTAATCTTTGGAATTTTTGATGactaatataaatttaaaatctaGCTAGCTATATTAtgattgaaatatttttatttgtacgGCATAAACTTTATGGTTGCTGAGCTGATAAGAGGACTAAATGTACCATGTCTTGGGGGAATAAGCAGTTGATTTGACCAGTGGTAAAAATAAGTGTATGTGAAATATTTAATAGAGTCATGAATTTATATTCAGTTCACTCCCCCTCAAACATCACTATCATAGTTTGATGTAGCTCTGCAcaatttttattatgtttgttcAGTACCATTTTCCTCTTGGCATATGtccaggagattttttttttaacttggaatTAGATGGCTCTAGTGAAGAGTAgaattaacttttttaaaaattgttttgctgAAGTTAAACATACTTTTATTTTGAAAGTCATAAAAAGATGTATTATATAAATTTCAGCATTGCACTGAGTGTAGCTTATCAGACATTTTTAGGAATTCTTAAAAATAACTGGAGGTGCAGTTAAGTTACTTATAGGAGTTCGTGGTTTCTTCAAAAGAAATTTGGTGCATTCAATGCTGTTAAgcacttaatttaaaaaactgcTGCAGTTAAAggatattttaatttagattaaaGAGGCTGGCTTATTGAGATTTCTATAGTCCAACaatgtacatttttttctatttgaatGTATATTTGTGTGTTCTAATTGCACAAATGAAAGGTAAGAGATGCAAACTTTATCTGGAGTCTaagcttttaatttataaatgaaaataatgttatAGGCAGCTTTACTAAATGTTTTATAATGTCCATCATACCATATTCACATACTTGGATCCATTCCAGTGGGTAAACTTCTTAtgctttatattaaaacaattttgCATGAGAGGGTTCAGCACATGGTGGTGTTTGGGTTCCACAATATATTAAGCATGGAAAAAACATGCTTGATTCAAACTTCAGCTTTTACCTGGAATTAAGATTCCATTGAGATCATTGGGGTGTTAATGATAATTAATGCAATGAGGCCATGTATTGGGTTACTTGGGAGGAGTCCTAAAAAATTGAATACATtaactgaaataaattttatctgacaacaTTCTGGAGTAAATTTTGATGtgctgctttaaataaataaagacataaaaatagctattggatatacaaaagtaTTGTTTTTGTAAGATTTGGGTTGGAATATGAAGTGCATTGAACTGTAGAAAGCAGCTGTTTTCTGTAGTTTTTCCGATCTTAAATTTCTATAGTGAGTAAACTTAGTAGTTTGCAGTTATTATGGATTAAAAGAAATCTTGAGCTTGATAAAGAAAAATACTGTTTGAATCTTTATAGATTCTGTGGGGAAAGATGGGGAGATTTTTTATCTAGTTTTCCACAAAAAAATTTCCTGGCTGAAAATTTCACATAAAATACAGTTCATTAATTACTATCTTTGTAATCTGTTTTAAAGTACACATTTTGTTACCTCAAGAGAATACACTCCACTGCAATAGTGAAAGCAGAACATGTTCCTAACAGGATTGAGGGAGAAAGGGATCTTTTTCCAGGCAGAATTTTTTCAAGCAAAGGCTCCTGTTTCCAGCTTATGGAATAGGAGAAATAACTATATTGTtgaatttaaaattaacttcatAATAGTTTTTCTGAAGAATAACCCGAAGCAAAGGTTAAGAATTGGGCAGCTTTCCCGCATTCTTTTAGCTCCTTATAACGCTTAATTGCAGTCCAATCATCCCCAGCCATGCTAACTGGGACTGAGGAGGACCAGGCTGCGGAAGACTTTACTCTTTCTCCTCCCTGCGTCGTTTCCGCCTTTTTGAGTAGGTTTCATCCGCCAACCTCCGAGCAACAGCTTGTAGCCGACTCTGCCAAGAACTGGGCGGAAGCAGGGCAGGAAGTTCTCGGACGGAGCCCTTTCGGAAACGCGAAGCCACCTGGAAGTGAACCAGAACAATTGCTTCCTTCTGCGCACGCTGGACAGATGGTGGCTACCAGGCGGGTAACGCGACGGAGTCAGTCGAAGGCAAGGAGCCAAGCTCTCCTTGCGGCTGCAGAGGTGAGAGGAGGCGAGGGAAGCGCGTGGAGCCGGCCGACCCCCGCAGCACGTCTCCCTCGAGTTCGACTCGCGCACGCGCGTGGAACTTCAAATGCTCGGCCATTCCATTCCCGAACGTTCTCACCGTTCGGGGGCGCGTATTGCGTCTGTACTGTGAGGTTGGGTGCCGTGGCTTTAGAGCCGTACTAGGGCTGAACGCTTCACGCTCGGGAGTCTTTTCTGCCCGGGGGCCGGGGCGAGTGCTATGTCTCGCTACCTTGACAGGGGATGCAATGCTGATGGTGCCTCACCCTGAGCATTTACGCTGGCTGTGGAAGGAGGAGGGCAGGGCAGACTCGGAACGCACCCCGCCGGGTCGGGTTGTGATGGTGAATTCTTGTCAGGCTCAGCGTGATGAGACGCTCTCATTGCTGGTTTGGGCAAAAAAGTGGGATGATAGCACCCTCGACGCCGTTTTCTGACCTGGTGGAAATCGTAGAGATCTCAGCGTTCAGTTAAGTTCCTTTATTCCTTTTGAAATAAAGTAGTGGTGGAAGTGGAAACTTGTCTGCATCGTGGACGTAGCACTGAGATATATGGAACAGTCCGTTGGACTACTCTGCAATATTGCTATCAacgtaaacattttttttctgtatttaattttgtccGGAAATCATCCTTGCAAACTCTGAGAACTGATGTCTCTATGGGAATCTTGAAGCACattgaaaacatttcagaatagctgtttttttctttcagtttaataATGTTTATATAATACTGTTCTACGGAGAAGTATGAAAGGTTTTTTCCCTTTGTTGCTTTCTGCCTGCCTTTCTCCTCTTAGCCACATTTGTTTATAGCTTTGTAATGTTTTCTCTATTTCTTAATTAACTGATTCTGTTGTGCTTTTTGAAATAAGATGACTGATTGAGCAtctgctttctctctccctctcgtCTTATTCACAGGTTCCCTTTCTTAGAAATAACACTGGTAAAATTCAGAGGGCACAGGGCTTCTCCAGCCGCAATGTTTTTCTATCATACTGCATGTGTTCATCAGTACAGCAATTACCTGCCTAACATCTCAGCTACCTGTGCTTCTGTGATGAATCAGTTTATCAGTGCCAGTTGCAGACTTGATCATTTATCCATTCATTTCAGAACTAGGTAGAGATACTTACCATTGCAAAATTTGGATTAGTAAAACTTCCCCTCTttaagttttttttgggggggcagttgtCTCGGGATGTAACATTTAAGTAACatgtttcttcttttacctttccTTAGTATTTCTTCCTCTACGAACAAGAGTTTTTCTGAGCCAAGTCACTATTTTTTCTTCCATACAAGGTTGTGATTTGAGTTAATCAGCGCGATGTTGCGAGTGTTTGTGGGGGGGCGGGGATATTCTCTCTGTGCTGTTTTGGGAAGATAATCTTTACAGAAGAGGCCGAGTAGCAAATGAAATGCTTAGGTTATGTTTGGAAATATGGGTAGTAAAACCAAATTTACTTTCCCTTGTCTGTGGCAACTCCTGCTAGACTGTGCCCTACGAGCTGCACTGGACACCAGACACCTCTCATTATAGCTATGAAGTAGGAAAAAATAGTTAATTAGTGAAAAGGTGTTAAGCTTATCTTAATGTTTTAAGTCCGGCAGTATAAAATCTAGACTGCAAGGATGTCAGAAACTAGTACTACTCATAATATTCATGGTTTTATAAACAAGCTGAGACATAGAAAATCAACTTTGTGATGACAGGCATAGCATTGTTTCTTGACTGCAATGGTTAATTAATTTAATACTTCAGAATTTGTGAATTTCTCATGgagcatggatttatttatttgtttatttgtttattttcttccttcttgttttttGCTTGTTACCTGACATTCTTTTCATTCTTACAGCAGACTGCAATGCAAGACAGCCCATCTGCGAGGACAACTAGGAGCAGAACAAGAATGATTTCCCATACAAAAGTCATTTCTGAATCTCATCCTGCAGAAACGAAAGCTTCTGAAACAAAATTGGATGCAGAAGAGCCTTTAGAAGCACGCATAGTCTTGAGTAAGGGTAAATTTGGGTGCCTAGCAGATTCAGCAGCAGAACCGCAAGCTgatggaaatgtttcagaagcagAATCAACCTGTTCTTCTGTGTCTGGTCTTCAGACACCATTATTTATACGAATAACAAGAAGGCGGCAAATTGTAATTCCTTGTGCCCCGGAGACTTCAGCTAAAAACAGGCAAAGCAAGAAAGCGGTTGCAAATGAAGGTAATAATTGTCAAGACAATGATGATGTTTCTGAAGCAGAGTCATGTTCTTCTGCTGTATCAGGAACAAGGACCCCAAGAACTGGAAGGAAGTCTAGGCACCGACAGCCCAAGGTTAATATAACACCAGTGTGTGAGCTTCAAACTGAAGAGGTTTCTGATGCTGAATCGTGGTGCTCAGGTATTTCCTTAGAACCTTCTGGCCCATTTAAACGAGTGACCAGGAGTATGCGACTAAGATTGCAAACAGAAACAATATCCCAGactgaaagaaaaaatgatgcTTTAGGAGAGGATGCAGAAGCACCGGAGTGTGTAATTACATCCCAGACAATAGTAATCTCTGATTCGGAAGAACCCACCATTTCTGATTTAAATGCCAAAGAAGCACCTTCTGCTTCTTCAGACTGGATAAAAGAGCACCTTAGCCCCAGTAAAACGAAGTGTCTTTCTGAGTCTGTTGCCAGCAGTGATCCAGAATGGATTTTCCCAAGCAGTGCTGAAGAACTAACAAGGGAATGTAATAAAAATTTGTCTAAACAGGAAATGTTAAAGGACAATGATTATGAATTGGAGCAAAATGACAAGCTTGTAAGGGAATCTGTTTCAAAACAAAAAGTggatataaatgaaatagttGAGAGTCCAGAGGGAGTATGTGATCAATCTTTGGAAAAACTCAGAAAGGTAACTGAAAACCAGTTGCCTTCAAAGAATTCAAGTATATCCCCATGTGATCCAGGAAACCTTAAGCAATCTAATGAGTCCTCAAGAAAAGCAACAGCAAATAAAAACCAGAGGTTAAAACCCAAAAAAGTTAGTGAGAGCTGTTTACATAAAAGAGAAGGAATACTAGATAGAGGTGCCTTTTCTGAAGTAGGTAGCCCCACAGACAAAATTAGCTCATCACAGACTGTTAACAGGGATGACTGCAGACCTTCTGTTTCAAGCATAGACAGTGATGGAAGCCTGAAAGAGGCAGTTGCTGAACCTTCTTCGTGTGCAACCAAAGCCAGGGGAGATAAGAaagatctctctctgtctcttcttATATCTGAAAACAATGACTTAGAAAAACTGAAAAGCAGTGAAATAATTACTGGATATGTTGAAGGAAGTAGTGAAAGCATCCTGGGAGGAGACAGGTCAAACAGTGAAGAGCTGTTTGTCATTGATAAAACTCCTGGCTTAGGTTCTCACAAAGATTATTATTTTGAGGAAAAACAAAGTGAAGACTCATCAGAGGTggaagaaagtgaagaggagTTCATGGATGAGGATGAAGATGAATTAAATGCAAACAGTGGACTGTAAGGGACTTTATATGCTTTATAATTTCTTGGGTGGAGTGGCAATGTCTGAGCAGATGGAAGGAAGCAAGGACAGTCTAGGTTTTGTCCTAAGGAGTAGTAGGGACAAAATTCTAGGTCCTGAAGGCTTAGGCTGTCCTACAAAAAGGCAGTTGGCAGCCTGAGGGTTTAGAAGTGTGTCTCTAATTTCCAAGAGCCATTTGCATCTGCCTCAGGATTATGAATTTGATAATGAATGAGATAAGAGCTTCATAAGCCTGTGCCAGTCCAGATATTGTACTAAGATACTCAGATATTAATCACATTTCTAATAAGGCTCAGTTGGCTGGCTTCATATTGCACGCTAAATCTCAACTCTGCTTACGAACCACGGGGCAGGATTCCAGCAACATACTAACCAAACCCAAACAAACCACGTTCTATTACAGTGCAACATGGGAACCCAGCcgtaatgtgatttgtttggcttCAGTTTGGTGTGGTATGTAATATTAGTCACTGGATAGAAAATGGTTAGAGTCATTTGCATGCTTAATTTCTGTGTGAAGGAGTTAGTGGATATATGAACGTAAGTACcctgcttttaaaatttgttagtgtttgattattattatttttatgtaatgtgcttataataaataataaatgtgtgtTGATTGGGTTATAAGTATTTTTAGGTaatcagttctttctcttctagaaTATCATTTTCAAGCAGCATTGATCCTGGCCTAAACATTAAACAATTTGGAGGCTTATATATTAATTTTGACTCAGGAAAGCAGAACCCTGGATCCCATGAAGTTCTACcgctgaaagagaaaaaaacagatgaGGTAAATTACCAAAAGATTGCAATAAACTAGTATTATTAGTAAATCCTAAATGCCATTATagcaccattgtaaatacatgaactatttaaaaagcaaaaattttGTAAGATCTGAAGTTTTCCTTTTGGCCACAATTCAGTGcatttatatgatttttaaaaaatttttatttaatttatatttatttaatttagataCTTTTGTTTATATATCTTGTGACTCTTGGTACTTCACATCAGTTATACAACAATAAAATGTTCCCAGCAAAtgaatattaatttaaatataatttgaataatattaattaagTTAAAATTGCATAACACAACCTGATAATGTCATGATTTAAACCCAGAGGTCTCcagaataaatcagatttcactAGTTTTTGGAAGAGACTTCCAAAATGATGGCACAGCCTtgcctctaaggcagtgtttctcaaccttggcaactttaagatgtgtggacaactctcagaattgaagtccatgtatcttaaagtcattagggtggagaaacactgctctaaggggtGGAAAAACAACAGCTACAGGCCTTGGCCCCCTCTCACTTCCTGGAAATAGGACACTACTAACAGATGCTTAACATGAGTCAAATCTAACCAGAGGAGGCAGTGCTGGAGGTACTCGGGTGCCAAGCCATGGTTAACTTATTAGTAGTCCCAACTTCCTCATTCACCCTCCACCTCAAAATGGTGACACCATTACTTGAACAGCTTCTCTAATCTacattttctaatcatttttggaacaTTTAGGAATCTGATTGGTTGTCCATACGTAGCGGCACCCTCCACATCAGATTCATTTTGTGCTGCTTTGTTGGCATTTCAGTACATAAGTGGCTATTCCCACAGTGCTCTTTATAATCTGGGTTTTCCAGACACTCACCTAAGTGTCCCCTAATATGTGTGTCTCAGAAATCTCAGCTTGCAAGCAACTTTTCCAGAACTACTTGGGACGTTGGGCATTTTATTGAAACTCCATGTTTTCCAAAGGCCTGTTGGTGTTTGCATTGTACTGTGTAGCTGTGGCACTAGCTTAATCAAATACTTCTTGGCAGCTTTTGCAGAAGAGTATTATAACTCCCGATTTTGAGAAAAAGGAATGTGTTCCACCTTTAAGAGAATCAGCCCATCAGTTAAAGAAGCAACGTAGGGTAAGTGAAATGCCACTGCAGTATTGATCATGCGATATTTAAAGTCTGTCTGTAAAAAGTTCTCTGCAGGTGTGTGTATCCACATGCATCTACTTGCATGTTCCTCACTTTACTTGCCTCATGGATCGTTAGGAGTATAAAATGGGATGATACCATATATGGTGTCCTGAGTTTTGTGGCCTTTTGGAATGAAAGTACAATATAATAGAGATGATATGTTAGGGATGATATGAAggaaaggggagagggaggggaggggaactcTGCATTTCCAGTTTCAGAGTTTCTGTTATAACAACCAGTTAGAAGTGGTTCAGCTAATGGGATGGAATGTCCAATAGGGATGAAAAAGAATCCAAGACTGCTAAACTCTCTGCAGTCATTGGAATAGTAACTCTCCCCCTGAAGTTGCTTCTCTCACATGAACTTGCTTTTAGAGGAGctgttgaagaaaataaaatgttccttttatAAATGCATTTGGATACAGCATGTGATTTCAAAAATATCTCTTCTTGACTTCAAAATAACACGACATCATGGCCTGTCAGGATTTCCCTGGTAAAATTAATCTATTTAGGCCATTCAAATCAGTACAGTTCCTTAAAGTACATTTTGAAATGGTGAAAATATTTTACATACTTTGAAAAGTATCCTACTGTATAGGATGTAAGAgttacttttttgggggggtggataTTGCCATCTGTAATGATGGGTCACAAAATTTGCTCTCAATCCACTGGTTTTATGGCATAAAAATTGAATAATCCTGACAAATTTTGAAATAATGGTTTGTGACTTTTTCCAAAATAGGCAGAGCGAGCAAAAACAACAGGTGATGGTTGGTTTGGTATGAAAGCTCCAGAAATGACTGAGGAATTGAAAAACGACCTTAAAGCTCTGAAGATGAGAGCAGTCATAGATCCTAAACGATTTTATAAAAAGAATGATAGGGAAGGTCTCCCCAGACACTTTCAGGTAAGAATGTTGACCCTGTTTAATGCTTTGCATCTAGGGGGCAATCAGTTCACCACTCAGTTGAATCTTCTTTATAGTTGCAAGACAGGGTAGATGTTTTAGTTTGTTGCATccatacaaaaaaaaagagacatCAGGCTTGTTAAAGATGAACACGTTTATTATTAAGAAGTTTCTGTGAAACCCAGCCAactacatctgatgaagtggctTGCAATCCACAGAATTAAAGTGTTTAACTAATTACTACAATTTTAACTACTACTTGAAAATGTAGTAATAATTGTGGCAGTTAAAAACTAACTGCTAAAAataactaatttttttttcttacaaagtCATATATACTTGAAAACATAATTAGTTTTAATTTATGTTTGTTAACTAGTAAGTTTTGCTGGTGTTTTACTTTTGTTATGAAAGCCCTCTTGGAAATACTTTACAAGATCTTGGAAAATTTATCATGGTTTAGTTTTTATTAATTGTGCACCTGCTTACTAGCTCTGATGCACAGCTTTGTACTTCTAATGCCCAGCTCTTAAATTATTTGCTGCACAGTCTCTGCTGCTTCAGTAATTTCTTGTGTGCATCTTTAACTCTTTTAATGCAGTACGTGGATTGCATCTTCTTCTATAATTGCTGGAGAAGCACTAACACTGCAGGGAAATAAGGGCATTGGTTTTAATCAATCAGTTTTTTTCCATCTGTACCTGCTGAAAATATGTCCTGGAGAGTTGGGAGACCCTCCAAAATACTATCAGAGGCAGGTCAGGGGACCTCAGGAGGAAGGTAGAATGGATCCCAGTTGTGTCATCATCTTCTCCTGTAGGTTTTAGGCATATTAGTATTTTTACATCAGTTTATAAACATGTTTAAAGGTATGCTAGATTTATGATTCACCACTTTAGCTAATGCTACTTAGAACTGTCTCACTGTTCTGCATTCATTTCTGTTttgacattttctggaaatgttaaGTTCTTTACTGTGTTTTATGTatttaggaattatttttgaTACCTTAATATATAGCATGGCAGTATGGAGTACTCCTGCTCAAGATAATGGTTAGTCATGTTTTCTTTTAGAACAGGATGTGTCAGTTCctattttttcttgtcttttttttcctctcagtgGTAAACGAGGAATCCCTGGCCTCTGGGTTTCCTCACTAAACTTTGTTTTGAATCCCCACCCCATTTTTGtgttcaaatttagtttttgttcttcTGCAGCATTGCTGAAACTCTTTTAGGTGAATAGGGCCATTTTATGGTTCTCTACACTAAAAGGCAAGGATAAGCACTCCAAATTAATACAGTATTAATAGATAGGATCCTTGGATTAATtgtccacctttttttttccctctgtataaataaaaataaaatcatcttgcattttcattttcaggtTGGAACTATTGTGGATTCTCCAGTAGATTACTATCATGCTCGTATTcccaagaaagagaggaagaaaacaatTGTGGATGAACTTCTAGCAGATTCTGAGTTTAGACGGTATTTACAATTTCACTTGAACATTTAGTGTGGTCATTTTGGGGTTGTGAAATATGGTGTCCCATATGATTCAGTTCAGTACTGAAGGCTCTGCTATATGTTGCAGTGCCTTTAAAAGCATGATTGGGTTacaagatacattttttttcccattgcaaTACTCAGATTAAGAAATGCTTTCCTAAAGCACCATGGTTAGCTGCTTCTCTTTCCAGTTTTAGATGTGCTGTGATCTGCTTGATTTCCCGTTAAATTTAGGTGTGTTGACCTGTTTTTGTTCATATTATATGAAGCTCCCTTTGGTGATCTctggattatttttcttattgCCTGATAGATAGTTACTGTGTATGCTAAGTGCACTCAtatatgcaaaagaaaacaaatcctttTCTCATTCATATGGTATGTAGGAAATGTTAAGGATTCCAGGTGTTCCTGTTTGAATGTACTCCTGTTCTCCTGTTTTATGGCATTATATAGGAAACAGGGGAAGACAATCttgtatttcctttattttatttatttacttgctctCCTGTTTTATGGCATTATATAGGAAACAGGGGAAGACAATCttgtatttcctttattttatctatttacttGCTGGACTTACTAGCTCACTCCAGCCATAAAGGACTGATACAATAATTGGATTGaaaacaggaacatttttttaaaaatccaaaataataCACATACTGTTGATGCCAACTCACATGTACTTGTTTCCTTTGCTAGGAGGATCAAACATTAAATccaaaaaagttcattttttataGTTTTCCAGGCACTCAGGAGTGTGGGGGCTGATCTAATTTTTGGATGAATGTTGTTCAAGAGAGGAGGGGCAGTGACTAAGATTTGATGTGACTGCACAGCTGCGACCTATACAGGCACTGCTTTTCAGCAACTGCACCAtttctttggaacagcctcctggTGAACATCCAGTTGGTTCCCCTCCTGTCTTCTGGAAGCTATTCAAAAGAGCTCTTCTGGAGGGCATTGGGGCCTTGATTCCATCTTATTTGGTTAATTTTATGTTACGTTTTCATTTGTTGTGGACCTTTAATTTGTATACTTTTCTATATCATTTCTTATATACTTTATCAGAAAACAGCTAAGCGTCCTTAGGGATCTGGCAGTGTCTCAATGTAGTGGACCATGATGATAATAAGACCTGTTGGCAAATGTTCCTTAAGTTAAAAGGAAACAGTGGCTTTGCCTCCTCTGAGCTTGAGAAACAAGTTATATtctcagtacaggtagttctcacttaatggccacaattgggactggaaattctgtaagccgcctggagttactgtgagtgagttggacagccttataaatctgtttaataaataaataatatatttggttgctaagcaaagcgatcattaagtgaatccaacctgattttatgaccttttttgcagtggtcattaagcaaatcactgggtgctaagcgaaccatgtggtcattaagtgaatcgtacagttccccactgattttgcttgccagaagccagctgggatggtaaaaaatggtgatcacatgaccacagggaagctgcaacggtcataagtgtgaaaaccggttgaaaatcatttttttcaacactgttgtaaatccaaactgtcactaaatgaatagttgttaagtgaggactacctgtagtatttcAGCAAGTGCCCCAAAATGTTCTCTCTAAATGCTCTAGTCATGTAGATAATCTTGTGTTCATAATTAATAACAGTGACCTTGTTGGATTGTACTAAGTGTCTTTCTGATTTAGTATCTTGTTTCTGACAATGGTCAGGCAAAAAACATACGTGAATGGCATAAATCAAGAGACGTCCTGATGTTTGTTCCCTGCTTCTGGTTTTTAGATTCACTATCATTTAGTAGCTACATTTAATTACCATGATTAAATTTCATAGTGCTGCTATGGAATTAAATTTGTTGAATCTTTTAAACAATATTATacatggtttttttccttttttggattctatgttttgtttcattcattcttcacaaaaATTGTTTCTCTTGTTCAGATACAATAAAAGGAAG encodes:
- the GCLM gene encoding glutamate--cysteine ligase regulatory subunit: MGTQSGRAAVLLGQARTLNLQTGNLLNWGRLRKKCPSTPSEELRDCIQKTLNEWSSKISSDLMQEIPDILDCTFTQAVEKINSEEREELKVSAKLFVTRSNSSSIREAVNMTCSALGVDQLDSVIIAPPPTEDGINLSLEYLQPYWAELENLVQNKKIVAIGTSDLDKTLLEQLFMWAQVKPSSNQVNLASCCVMPPDLTLFAKEFDIQLLTHNDPKELLCGTSFQETLQESLPDCQGHEWTPLWLLRYSVIVKSRGIIKSKGYILQAKRIPSS
- the DNTTIP2 gene encoding deoxynucleotidyltransferase terminal-interacting protein 2 isoform X1 — encoded protein: MVATRRVTRRSQSKARSQALLAAAEQTAMQDSPSARTTRSRTRMISHTKVISESHPAETKASETKLDAEEPLEARIVLSKGKFGCLADSAAEPQADGNVSEAESTCSSVSGLQTPLFIRITRRRQIVIPCAPETSAKNRQSKKAVANEGNNCQDNDDVSEAESCSSAVSGTRTPRTGRKSRHRQPKVNITPVCELQTEEVSDAESWCSGISLEPSGPFKRVTRSMRLRLQTETISQTERKNDALGEDAEAPECVITSQTIVISDSEEPTISDLNAKEAPSASSDWIKEHLSPSKTKCLSESVASSDPEWIFPSSAEELTRECNKNLSKQEMLKDNDYELEQNDKLVRESVSKQKVDINEIVESPEGVCDQSLEKLRKVTENQLPSKNSSISPCDPGNLKQSNESSRKATANKNQRLKPKKVSESCLHKREGILDRGAFSEVGSPTDKISSSQTVNRDDCRPSVSSIDSDGSLKEAVAEPSSCATKARGDKKDLSLSLLISENNDLEKLKSSEIITGYVEGSSESILGGDRSNSEELFVIDKTPGLGSHKDYYFEEKQSEDSSEVEESEEEFMDEDEDELNANSGLISFSSSIDPGLNIKQFGGLYINFDSGKQNPGSHEVLPLKEKKTDELLQKSIITPDFEKKECVPPLRESAHQLKKQRRAERAKTTGDGWFGMKAPEMTEELKNDLKALKMRAVIDPKRFYKKNDREGLPRHFQVGTIVDSPVDYYHARIPKKERKKTIVDELLADSEFRRYNKRKYQDIIAEKAALAAGKKNRKKKKFHK
- the DNTTIP2 gene encoding deoxynucleotidyltransferase terminal-interacting protein 2 isoform X2: MVATRRVTRRSQSKARSQALLAAAETAMQDSPSARTTRSRTRMISHTKVISESHPAETKASETKLDAEEPLEARIVLSKGKFGCLADSAAEPQADGNVSEAESTCSSVSGLQTPLFIRITRRRQIVIPCAPETSAKNRQSKKAVANEGNNCQDNDDVSEAESCSSAVSGTRTPRTGRKSRHRQPKVNITPVCELQTEEVSDAESWCSGISLEPSGPFKRVTRSMRLRLQTETISQTERKNDALGEDAEAPECVITSQTIVISDSEEPTISDLNAKEAPSASSDWIKEHLSPSKTKCLSESVASSDPEWIFPSSAEELTRECNKNLSKQEMLKDNDYELEQNDKLVRESVSKQKVDINEIVESPEGVCDQSLEKLRKVTENQLPSKNSSISPCDPGNLKQSNESSRKATANKNQRLKPKKVSESCLHKREGILDRGAFSEVGSPTDKISSSQTVNRDDCRPSVSSIDSDGSLKEAVAEPSSCATKARGDKKDLSLSLLISENNDLEKLKSSEIITGYVEGSSESILGGDRSNSEELFVIDKTPGLGSHKDYYFEEKQSEDSSEVEESEEEFMDEDEDELNANSGLISFSSSIDPGLNIKQFGGLYINFDSGKQNPGSHEVLPLKEKKTDELLQKSIITPDFEKKECVPPLRESAHQLKKQRRAERAKTTGDGWFGMKAPEMTEELKNDLKALKMRAVIDPKRFYKKNDREGLPRHFQVGTIVDSPVDYYHARIPKKERKKTIVDELLADSEFRRYNKRKYQDIIAEKAALAAGKKNRKKKKFHK